The segment GCAAATAAGTTTTTGACCAGATAACTGCCTGGACCTTGGAGCCATTGGAGTTCTGCCACATCACTGTCTATATCAGggctaggcaacctatggcatgggtgctgaaggtggcacgcgagctgattttcagtggcactcacactgcccgggtcctggccactggttcggggggctctgcattttatttaattttaaatgaagcttcttaaacattttaaaaaccttatttactttacatacaacaatagtttagttatatattatagacttatagaaagagaccttctaagaatgttaaaatgtattactggcacgcaaaaccttaaattagagtgaatgaatgaagactcggcacaccacttctgaaaggttgccaacccctggtctatatcAATGTGCAGAAGCTGTCTTATTCCACTATCATGTCACAGCTAGGGTACTGAAATGCAAGCACTCAAACTACAGTGATGAGGTTAGTGTAAGAACCTATAAGAATTCATACAAGCACGGCACACAGAAAAATGCATAACTGTGGTCAAACATTAAGACACTGTCTTTGTTACAAATTTTAGAACTTTATTTTTAGAAGTGAAGTTAGTGTTAATGAAGAAGTGGTGCATGATGGAAACCTGACCACCAGAAAATAATTCTCTTAAGAAAATGTATGGCCCAGACAGTACAAGTTTCCAAACACTGCACCATCACTATGTCTTAACTCTTCGACGGGCCTACCTCTAGGAATGAGATGGTGTGTCAGTCTCTAGGCCCATTCAGTCACTGGCCTCTCATAATAGCAGTCTTCATGGTGGTTTCTGTAATGCGGAGAAACTACACTTTGACCACCCAACTCATTTCAAACTGGCCATTGAACAATGATAATTACTTTGTCACTACTGATCTCAATTGGATTAAAGTAACCTTGAAGTGAAATGTTCTACTTCCAGTTACCAGTCCCCTGAGCTAGAGAGTCTCCCTTCTAATAGAATTTCTGAAAATTGCTGCTTCTTTCTCATGAGATTCTCtcaccttattaaaaaaaaaaaaacattttgtaagCGAGACTTCAATTAATATAACCAAAAGGTGCAAGTCATTCTCTGCTTCATAACTGATTCCATTATCTAACACAAAactattgttcattttaagcacacacacaaaaagagtaGTAACAGTCGTATAATAGTTTAGAAGAAATGCCAGGTCATCTGGTTGAGGTCTCTTTGTCTGGTGCTATTTAGAATACACGGTTTGTCTCTCACACATACTCAGAAGTCAGAATTGATGAGCAAATTCAAAGACCATACAGCATGTccataaaaatgataaatttcACACAAAATCATGGCAGAAAAAACCCACACATGCATCTGATAAAACCATAATGActtcttttaaaatttgaaatggaaCAAAATTAGTAAGAATCCAAAACAATTCAGCTAGCAGTATATACTTTAATTGAATGATCACCACTGTCTAAGACAATCAGAGAATTGTTTGCTGTGTAAGTCAATGCCACAGGATAAGAAAGCCCTTGGGTAATTATGGGCCTTAAGACAGGAAATTCCTCAGGTTTTCCTAAGCACAATACAACTCGGTTATAGGCATCTGCTACTATTATGTGTCCCTCTCTGTCAAAGGCCAAATCAGAGGCATATATTTTGGAGGGAAACACTAGGTTTAGACCAAAACTATCCATCTGGCCAATGAGTTTCATGTCGGCACTGAATATCTTCACTCTTGTGCTGCTGTAGTTTGGTCCCTTAGCTATCAGGTGCTCTATTACAGCGATAATTCCAGAAGTCTGAGAAACTGCCACCTCTCTTGGGTTGCATAAGTTAGACTGGATCTTCTGAACCTTCTTTagttctccttttttaaaattggctgTCAAGCGAGAAAGAGCACCTGCTTCTGGATCAGACAGGATAATTTCATTCTCTGGGGTGGTATCCAAACCCCATGGCAAACAAAAGGATTCCCTGATAATTAGCTTGCCTCTTCCGTTAAAATCAAACACTTTCACAGAGCGATCTCCGCTGTCTGTGACAACCACGTGGCCATCCAATGTGACTGTCACGTCAAGTGGGTATTTAATATCATTGCCTGCATCTCCTCTTTCCCCAAACTGTTGTATACAGCTTCCACTCAAGCCAAACAGCTTAATCCTTTTTTTGCCATCATGTGCCACTACTACACAGTCAGACCCCCGACACATTGCAATCCCAGTCGGATTGATCAGCGTCCCCCAGCCTCCGAAAGAAAGGTTGAACGTTAAGCCAAGAGATGCTGATACAGCTGCTTCATCACCTGTCCCAGTTGTTGTTCCTGAAGCTAAAGGAATATTAGTTGCGCGGCTTAAGATCTCTATCAGGTGAAGCAATGGTAAGCAGTCACTTGTCTCTGAGGATTTGCAAGCTCTTCGACAGAAAGGGCACTCCAACCTAAAATTCCTTGGGTGTGCTAGAGAGAATACACACTCCAAGCATATAACATGTCCACAAGGCAAGTTCCTTGGCCGGTGTTTCTTCTTCTGGCTATATTTTTCAAAACACACTTTGCATTCAAGTAGACTGACCTCAGTTTCGTTGACCAGTTCTGTCATAATCTGCATTCTATCAGGGGCCCTGGCAGACATAGTTGCAGCTTTAAGAGGATTGTTGATTATACTGTGCTAGCGATGTGACGCTGCCATCTGGTCACATTGGACAGTCACAGGACTGTGTTACATCAGAGGCCTTCCCATAAATGCTGATGGTATGTTCCGTTTCAAAGCATTTGCTGTAGTCTCCTGCCCTCTAAAGGAAATTTGGGAAAATACAATGGGCTgaccaaaatgtattttaatattttcttattGTTATCTTCACTTTTTcctcaaatattttgtttaatttaatttggcATGAAAATATATCTAAACTGTAAACTATAAATCCAGTCTCATATCATTTCAACCATGGCAATTTAGCATAGCAAGAATGGTTTCATAGTCCACATCAGTTTTCAAGAATCAATACGTGATTAAAGTCCAATAAACCTTGCAAAAGccagaggaagggagaggaagggggtagTGGGCAATTGTGGGGTAGTTATTCAGGATGCAATGAATGAACAGGGTTGTGTTTATCATTTTCAGGAACCCAGGCAAGAGCAGGAATTCAATCTGTTAGAGAGGCGGTTCAGACCACTGGTTTCTTCCACCTCTTATCCTGCTTCTAGAGAGGGGTTGGGAAGTTAGACTAGATCACAAAGGCTTCCTGTTCTGACCTCCTGCTGTTTACATTCCTCCCATGCCCACATTGCCCGTCCAAGAGGGCCCTTCTCCACATGCTCAAAGAAAGTTAAAAGGTCCTTGGGGTTCTGCTGGAAGTGGACTAAAGCAATTAGAAAGTCTACCTACCTGTTCCTTTTAACACCATTTTACTGAACAATGCGATGACCAAGAAAACCATGTTTAATAAGATGTCGGATTGCATTTCTCATTGCTATTACTTGGCTAACCTGCAACTAGAGGCCAAGTCAAGATTCACTCAGTCAGGAGCAATGCAGTCACCGCTGCCTGCCTAGGGGTGTTTCTATCACAGATGTATGTGAAGTGGCTACATCATGCCCTCTGTGTGCCTTTACAAAAGTACTATTGCTTGGATTCAGCCTCCTGGGAATGCTGtttcagggctagtctacactggcaacactaaagcactgctgcggcagtgctttaatgtggcttCTGTGGTTGCAGCAGAGagcagagagctctcccagcactcaaaaaaaaaaaaaaaatcacctcaacGAGGGgtgcagctcccagcgctggtgcactgtctacactggcgctttacagcgctgaaacttgctgtgcacgggagggtgttttttcacacccctgagcaagaaagttgcagcgctgtaaattgccagtctagacaagccctcagactcACCATGTTCCAGAACTTGTTTCCAAGGTAGATGGGATCCAACTTCCCCCATGCCCATAAAGTGTTGATTTTTCTTTAGGGATGTCTCTTACATGGCTTAGACTGCCAATTTTTTGCATTGATTTTGTCCCTGATTACTGTCTTTGTTGGCAAACTTGAATGTTAGGTCCAACCCTGGACTTTTAAGGAGTAACTTGCTCcttttttgtatttatattttttaaaacctccttGTTCACACTGTAGGCCTTGGCCTTATTACTGCAGCTAACTTCAGCTTTactttaattttcattttcaaatatccCTTGAGCATCTCATGGCCCAAGAGTGAGAATCGCACAGAGATAGTATCACTGGAGAAGAGAAAGAACTTCCTTCAACTTCTTCTCTGAAAATATCAAACTGCAGGACACTCACTTTGCTTGCCTCTCCTCAGTGCCTGGAGGTTGCTTTTTGAGAGTTGCTTTTCTCTTGATCCTTGTAGTTTATTATTCGCCAAAGCACATTGTTGATCCTCTGTAGTTGGCTTATCTTTCTGAGACGAGTGACTCTCTTGCAAGCAAAGGAACTGACTGGGATGCTGGGAGAGCAGTATTTACATAGCCAACCAGTAGGGGTCCTACTTTGCTCTCTaccctggggtgggcaaactttttggcccgagaaccatatctgggtggggaaattgtatgtagggccgggggttggggtgcgggagggagtgtgggagggggtgcggtatgcaggttggggcagaggaggggtgtggggtgtatgaggggactcagggaaggggattggggtgcaggaggggtgcgggagagggctcagggcagcggGCTGGCatgcaggagaggtgcggcagggggctcagggcagggagttggggtggcaGTGGCGTgcacaggggccagggcaggcttcctacctgcctgcctgccctggccccatggcccctgggggaagagcagggagcagagggctccacgtgctgcccttgcctgtgggtacctcccccaaaggtcccattggccgtggttccccattcccggacaatgggagctgcggggggaggtacccacaggcgagggcagtgcacggagccctctgctgcCCACCACCAGGTGCCACAGGGACGTGAATTGCCGTAATttcccgcaggctgtagtttgccgacccctgctctaccctGTCACCATCAACTtcaagggttaaaaaaaacaacaacaaaaccttaaAGTTTCATTAAAACGATCACTCATTACTGGCTACAACTACAAATATCCTGAAAGCATCAGACCTGAGT is part of the Chrysemys picta bellii isolate R12L10 chromosome 2, ASM1138683v2, whole genome shotgun sequence genome and harbors:
- the NHLRC1 gene encoding E3 ubiquitin-protein ligase NHLRC1, which gives rise to MSARAPDRMQIMTELVNETEVSLLECKVCFEKYSQKKKHRPRNLPCGHVICLECVFSLAHPRNFRLECPFCRRACKSSETSDCLPLLHLIEILSRATNIPLASGTTTGTGDEAAVSASLGLTFNLSFGGWGTLINPTGIAMCRGSDCVVVAHDGKKRIKLFGLSGSCIQQFGERGDAGNDIKYPLDVTVTLDGHVVVTDSGDRSVKVFDFNGRGKLIIRESFCLPWGLDTTPENEIILSDPEAGALSRLTANFKKGELKKVQKIQSNLCNPREVAVSQTSGIIAVIEHLIAKGPNYSSTRVKIFSADMKLIGQMDSFGLNLVFPSKIYASDLAFDREGHIIVADAYNRVVLCLGKPEEFPVLRPIITQGLSYPVALTYTANNSLIVLDSGDHSIKVYTAS